In Rattus norvegicus strain BN/NHsdMcwi chromosome 1, GRCr8, whole genome shotgun sequence, a genomic segment contains:
- the Or5p72 gene encoding olfactory receptor Olr263, with the protein MAFLEYGNQTAVTEFILLGLTDDPVLRVILFTIILGIYLVTVSGNLSTILLIRVSPQLHHPMYFFLSHLASVDMGLSSSVTPNMLINFLTERNTISYLGCGIQQSLADFLGSVECFLLAAMAYDRFMAICNPLLYSTKMSTQVCIQLVTGSYIGGFLNTCLIMFYFFSFLFCGPNIVDHFFCDFAPLVELSCSDVSVSVVVISFSAGSVTMITVFIIAISYSYILITILKMSSTEGRHKAFSTCTSHLTAVTLYYGTITFIYVMPKSTYSTDQNKVVSVFYMVVIPMLNPLIYSLRNNEIKGAIKRQFNKQTFC; encoded by the coding sequence ATGGCTTTCCTGGAGTATGGGAACCAAACTGCAGTGACTGAGTTCATTTTATTGGGCTTAACGGATGACCCAGTTCTTAGAGTCATTCTCTTCACCATCATCCTGGGCATCTACCTGGTGACTGTGTCTGGGAACCTCAGCACCATCCTTCTTATTAGAGTCTCTCCCCAGCTCCATCACCCCATGTACTTTTTTCTCAGCCACTTGGCTTCTGTTGACATGGGCCTTTCATCATCTGTCACACCCAATATGCTTATCAACTTCCTGACTGAGAGAAATACTATTTCCTACCTTGGATGTGGCATCCAGCAGAGCCTGGCTGATTTCCTTGGATCAGTTGAATGCTTCCTTCTGGCTGCCATGGCTTATGATCGCTTCATGGCAATCTGCAACCCACTGCTTTATTCCACCAAAATGTCCACACAAGTCTGTATCCAGTTGGTTACAGGATCTTATATAGGGGGTTTTCTTAATACTTGCCTCATCatgttttactttttctcttttctcttctgtggGCCAAATATAGTTGAtcattttttctgtgattttgctCCTTTGGTGGAACTTTCGTGCTCTGATGTGAGTGTCTCTGTAGTTGTTATATCATTTTCTGCTGGCTCAGTTACTATGATCACAGTGTTTATCATAGCCATCTCCTATTCCTACATCCTCATCACCATCCTGAAGATGTCCTCAACTGAGGGCCGTCACAAGGCTTTCTCCACATGTacctcccacctcactgcagtCACTCTCTACTATGGCACCATTACCTTCATTTATGTGATGCCCAAGTCCACATACTCTACAGACCAGAACAAGGTGGTGTCTGTGTTTTACATGGTGGTGATCCCAATGTTGAACCCCCTCATCTACAGCCTCAGGAATAATGAGATTAAGGGTGCTATCAAGAGACAGTTTAATAAGCAAACATTCTGTTAG
- the Or5p73 gene encoding olfactory receptor Olr264 gives MTFSEDRNYTAVTEFILLGLTDDPVLKVILFTIILCIYLLTMSGNLSTIFLIRVSSQLHHPMYFFLSHLASIDMGISSSVTPNMLVNFLIKQHTISYIGCSIQFGSAAFFGTVECFLLAAMAYDRFVAICNPLLYSTKMSTAACIQLVIGCYIQGFLNASFFTLSFFLLFFCGPNKINHFYCDFAPLVELSCSDVSVSVVVISFSAGFITMITMFVIAISYSYIFITIMKMHSTDSRQKAFSTCVSHLTAVTLFYGTAIFIYVMPKSSYSTDQNKVLSVFYTVVIPMLNPLIYSLRNNEIKNTLKRHIGKKIFS, from the coding sequence ATGACTTTCTCAGAGGATAGGAACTACACTGCAGTGACAGAGTTTATTTTATTGGGCTTAACAGATGACCCGGTCCTTAAAGTCATCCTCTTCACCATCATCCTGTGCATCTACCTGTTGACTATGTCTGGGAACCTCAGCACCATCTTTCTCATCAGAGTCTCTTCCCAGCTTCATCACCCAATGTACTTTTTTCTTAGCCACTTGGCTTCTATTGACATGGGTATCTCATCATCTGTCACACCCAATATGCTTGTTAACTTCCTTATAAAGCAACATACCATTTCCTACATTGGATGTTCTATACAGTTTGGCTCAGCTGCTTTCTTTGGGACAGTTGAATGCTTCCTTCTGGCTGCCATGGCTTATGATCGCTTTGTAGCAATCTGCAACCCACTGCTTTATTCCACCAAAATGTCCACAGCAGCCTGTATCCAGTTGGTTATAGGATGTTATATACAGGGTTTTCTTAATGCTTCTTTTTttactctttccttctttttattgttcttctgtggaccaaataaaatcaatcacttttactgtgattttgctcCTTTGGTTGAACTCTCCTGTTCTGATGTCAGTGTGTCTGTTGTTGTTATCTCATTTTCTGCTGGTTTTATCACAATGATAACAATGTTTGTTATAGCTATCTCATATTCCTATATTTTCATCACCATTATGAAGATGCACTCCACTGACAGTCGACAGAAGGCCTTTTCCACCTGTGTCTCCCATCTCACTGCAGTCACTCTTTTCTATGGAACTGCTATATTCATTTATGTAATGCCCAAGTCCAGCTACTCCACTGACCAGAACAAGGTGTTGTCTGTGTTCTACACAGTGGTGATCCCCATGTTGAACCCCCTTATCTACAGTCTCAGGAATAATGAGATTAAGAATACTCTGAAGAGACATAttggtaagaaaatattttcttag